In Novosphingobium sp. MMS21-SN21R, a single genomic region encodes these proteins:
- a CDS encoding ATP-binding protein — protein sequence MTLFRRFGLPERLLAILLLVAGVDFAANTLLFDRASRFALREDDAARVAEHLVIAARAIERTPLADRARIARDLSTPRFAFEWREKGTRPNGTVTLGGMREQILDVASDLDHADLQLHLKALGSSGNIVGSVLLSDRSVLQFQTYASDAWTLNAGRIVTLMLPTLVLVVLAWVLFRATLAPLGSLVRATRKVGAGPPVPVAEQGTGEVRELIRAFNLMQRRIHQSMTDRTQSMLAIGHDLRTPLSRMQLRIERAGLDTETAGDMSDDLGEMRHMLESLQAFVETGGSRIPPERIDVAVMVQTLVDSASDEGHDATFHGLESLEIMARPVSVRRAFANLLENALHYAGNVRVTIRRDGDMAQIDFEDDGPGIPVDRLDDVLQPFVRLDTARSRDTPGMGLGLPIVDRAIALENGMLHLRNCEGGGLCVTVRLPCAMD from the coding sequence TTGACCCTGTTCCGGCGGTTTGGTCTGCCCGAGCGGCTGCTGGCGATCCTGCTGCTGGTCGCGGGCGTGGATTTTGCCGCCAACACCCTGCTGTTCGACCGCGCCAGCCGTTTCGCCTTGCGTGAGGACGATGCGGCGCGCGTAGCGGAGCATCTCGTTATCGCTGCCCGGGCGATAGAGCGCACACCATTGGCTGACCGCGCCCGCATCGCCCGCGATCTCAGCACGCCGCGGTTCGCCTTCGAATGGCGCGAGAAGGGCACGCGGCCAAACGGCACAGTAACGCTCGGTGGCATGCGCGAGCAGATCCTCGACGTAGCCAGCGATCTCGATCACGCCGACCTGCAATTGCATCTCAAAGCGCTCGGGTCTTCGGGCAATATCGTCGGGTCCGTCCTTCTCAGCGACCGCAGCGTGCTGCAATTCCAGACTTATGCCAGCGACGCGTGGACGCTCAACGCGGGCCGCATCGTCACCCTGATGCTGCCCACGCTGGTGCTGGTGGTGCTGGCCTGGGTGCTGTTCCGGGCCACACTGGCACCGCTCGGGTCACTGGTGCGGGCCACGCGCAAGGTCGGCGCCGGGCCACCGGTTCCGGTGGCAGAGCAGGGCACCGGCGAAGTGCGCGAACTGATCCGTGCCTTCAATCTGATGCAACGCCGCATCCATCAGTCGATGACCGACCGCACGCAGTCGATGCTCGCCATCGGCCACGATCTGCGCACCCCGCTCTCGCGCATGCAATTGCGTATCGAGCGCGCGGGGCTGGACACCGAGACAGCGGGCGACATGTCCGATGATCTTGGCGAAATGCGGCACATGCTGGAATCGCTCCAGGCCTTTGTCGAGACGGGAGGGTCGCGCATTCCGCCTGAACGGATCGACGTCGCGGTCATGGTGCAGACTCTCGTGGATTCGGCGTCCGATGAGGGGCACGATGCCACTTTCCACGGCCTCGAAAGCCTAGAGATCATGGCGCGGCCGGTGTCTGTCCGCCGGGCTTTCGCCAATCTCCTCGAGAACGCGCTGCATTACGCCGGAAATGTCCGGGTAACCATCAGGCGCGATGGTGACATGGCCCAAATTGATTTCGAGGACGACGGACCCGGCATTCCGGTCGACCGGCTTGACGATGTCCTCCAGCCGTTTGTCCGGCTCGATACCGCGCGCAGCCGCGACACGCCTGGAATGGGGTTGGGCCTACCCATCGTCGACCGGGCGATCGCACTCGAAAATGGCATGCTGCATTTGCGTAACTGCGAGGGCGGCGGACTCTGCGTGACCGTTCGCCTTCCCTGCGCGATGGACTGA
- a CDS encoding response regulator transcription factor, with the protein MQSPSIVLVEDDGPLRTLTARALRENGYVVRTAATGAEMWVALESEPADLVVLDIMLPGTSGIELFRRLRRQSDVPIIFISARGSEEDRVLGLELGADDYLPKPFSTRELVARIGAVLRRQTLAGSDSAGETGSRSGDIRFDGWSVSMARRELHSPSGAMVDLTGAEFDLLATFIGQPQRVLGRERLIELSRTRLGDSSDRSVDVLVSRLRRKLTAAGGKAPIVTVRGVGYMFRAEVERA; encoded by the coding sequence ATGCAATCTCCCTCTATAGTCCTGGTGGAAGACGACGGCCCGCTTCGCACGCTGACGGCGCGTGCCTTGCGCGAGAACGGCTATGTCGTTCGCACGGCCGCAACCGGCGCCGAAATGTGGGTCGCGCTAGAAAGCGAACCAGCCGATCTTGTCGTCCTCGACATCATGCTGCCCGGCACCAGCGGGATTGAACTGTTCCGCCGTCTGCGCCGGCAGAGCGACGTTCCGATCATCTTCATCAGCGCACGCGGCAGCGAGGAAGATCGCGTTCTCGGGCTTGAACTCGGGGCAGACGATTACCTGCCAAAGCCGTTCAGCACGCGCGAACTCGTTGCCCGGATCGGTGCTGTGTTGCGCCGCCAGACGCTTGCCGGCAGCGACAGCGCAGGCGAAACCGGCTCTCGCAGCGGGGACATCCGCTTCGATGGCTGGAGCGTCTCGATGGCCCGGCGCGAGCTTCATTCGCCAAGCGGGGCCATGGTAGATCTCACCGGTGCGGAATTTGATCTGCTCGCCACCTTCATCGGCCAGCCTCAGCGCGTTCTCGGACGCGAACGCCTGATCGAATTGTCGCGCACGCGTCTGGGCGACAGTTCGGATCGCAGCGTCGACGTACTGGTCAGCCGCTTGCGCCGCAAGTTGACCGCTGCGGGCGGCAAGGCGCCGATCGTCACGGTGCGCGGCGTGGGCTATATGTTCCGCGCCGAGGTGGAACGCGCTTGA
- a CDS encoding DOPA 4,5-dioxygenase family protein, whose translation MIHFADYHAHFYFDPDEAEEAGALCAAMKEALGVAMGRVHIRPVGPHPRGSCQMTVPAARIGEALEWIMAHRGRFTVFAHGNSGNDLADHTAHVMWLGPSETLDLSQFGAA comes from the coding sequence ATGATCCATTTCGCCGACTATCACGCCCATTTCTATTTCGACCCGGACGAAGCCGAGGAAGCCGGTGCTCTGTGCGCCGCAATGAAGGAGGCACTCGGCGTAGCGATGGGCCGGGTCCACATCCGTCCTGTCGGCCCGCATCCGCGCGGCTCCTGCCAGATGACGGTCCCTGCGGCGCGGATCGGTGAGGCGCTGGAATGGATAATGGCCCATCGCGGGCGTTTCACGGTCTTCGCCCATGGCAACAGCGGGAACGATCTTGCCGATCATACCGCCCATGTGATGTGGCTCGGACCCAGCGAGACGCTCGACCTCAGCCAGTTTGGCGCGGCCTGA
- the acs gene encoding acetate--CoA ligase — MGEAVYPVPAEWAQNALVDEAGYNAMYRQSAENPEAFWADHGKRLEWIKPYTKAKNTSFNESDFGIRWFEDGTLNLSANCLDRHLETRGDAVAIMWEPDGLTEPHREITYRQLHEDVCRFANLLKSRGVKRGERVTLYLPMVPEAAVAMLACARIGAIHSIVFAGFSPDALAGRITDCDSRIVLTTDEGLRGGRKVPLKANVDEALKQCPGVDTVIMLRRTGADVGFTEGRDIDWASAAAEQSAECPPEEMGAEDPLFILYTSGSTGKPKGVLHTTGGYAVWASMTHEYVFDYRPGQIYWCAADIGWVTGHSYVVYGPLMNGATTVMFEGVPNFPDASRFWQVVDKFKVEIFYGAPTALRALMREGDDWVKRTSRASLRLLGSVGEPINPEAWEWYHKVVGDSRCPIVDTWWQTETGGAMITPLPGATALKPGSASRPFFGVKPALVDNDGTLLEGATDGCLVITDSWPGQMRTVWGDHERFFQTYFSTFKGMYFTGDGCRRDEDGYYWITGRIDDVINVSGHRMGTAEIESALVAHSKVAEAAVVGMPHDIKGQGIYAFVTCNAEIEPDDALRKELIAWVRHEIGPIATPDVIQFAPGLPKTRSGKIMRRILRKIGENDVSNLGDTSTLADPGVVDNLLANRPQLAGV; from the coding sequence ATGGGCGAGGCAGTCTATCCGGTCCCCGCTGAGTGGGCACAGAACGCGCTGGTTGACGAAGCGGGTTATAACGCGATGTATCGCCAGTCGGCCGAAAATCCGGAAGCCTTCTGGGCCGACCATGGCAAGCGCCTCGAATGGATCAAGCCCTATACCAAGGCCAAGAACACCTCGTTCAATGAATCCGATTTCGGCATCCGCTGGTTCGAGGACGGCACGCTCAACCTCTCGGCCAACTGCCTTGACCGCCATCTGGAAACACGCGGCGATGCCGTGGCGATCATGTGGGAGCCCGATGGCCTGACCGAACCCCACCGCGAGATCACTTACCGCCAGTTGCACGAAGACGTCTGCCGTTTTGCCAACCTGCTCAAATCCAGGGGCGTGAAGCGCGGCGAACGTGTCACGCTCTACCTGCCGATGGTGCCCGAGGCAGCCGTCGCGATGCTTGCCTGCGCGCGGATCGGCGCCATCCATTCGATCGTCTTTGCAGGGTTCAGCCCCGATGCGCTCGCAGGCCGCATCACCGATTGCGACAGCCGCATCGTCCTCACCACCGATGAGGGCCTGCGCGGCGGGCGCAAGGTGCCGCTGAAGGCCAATGTCGATGAAGCGCTCAAGCAGTGCCCCGGCGTCGACACCGTGATCATGCTGCGCCGAACAGGCGCGGACGTCGGCTTCACCGAAGGCCGCGACATAGATTGGGCCAGCGCCGCTGCCGAGCAGTCTGCCGAATGCCCTCCTGAGGAAATGGGCGCGGAAGACCCGCTGTTCATCCTCTACACCTCCGGCTCCACCGGCAAGCCCAAGGGCGTGCTGCACACCACCGGCGGCTATGCGGTCTGGGCCTCGATGACGCACGAATACGTGTTCGATTACCGGCCCGGCCAGATCTACTGGTGCGCGGCGGACATCGGCTGGGTAACCGGCCATTCCTACGTCGTTTACGGCCCGCTGATGAACGGCGCGACGACCGTGATGTTCGAAGGCGTCCCCAACTTTCCCGACGCAAGCCGGTTCTGGCAGGTCGTCGACAAGTTCAAGGTCGAAATCTTCTACGGCGCTCCTACAGCCTTGCGCGCGCTGATGCGCGAAGGCGACGACTGGGTGAAGCGCACAAGCCGCGCCTCGCTCCGCCTGCTGGGATCGGTGGGCGAGCCGATCAATCCCGAGGCGTGGGAATGGTATCACAAGGTGGTAGGCGACAGCCGCTGCCCGATTGTGGACACATGGTGGCAGACCGAAACCGGGGGCGCGATGATCACCCCGCTGCCGGGCGCCACCGCGCTCAAGCCCGGCTCCGCCTCACGCCCGTTCTTCGGGGTAAAGCCTGCGCTGGTCGATAATGACGGCACACTCCTTGAAGGCGCGACAGACGGCTGCCTTGTCATCACCGACTCATGGCCCGGCCAGATGCGCACCGTCTGGGGCGATCACGAACGCTTCTTCCAGACCTACTTCAGCACGTTCAAGGGCATGTACTTCACCGGCGACGGCTGCCGCCGTGACGAGGACGGCTATTACTGGATCACCGGCCGCATCGACGACGTTATCAACGTCTCGGGTCACCGCATGGGCACCGCCGAAATTGAAAGCGCGCTTGTCGCCCATAGCAAGGTCGCCGAAGCCGCCGTCGTCGGCATGCCGCACGACATCAAGGGACAGGGCATCTACGCTTTCGTCACCTGCAATGCCGAGATCGAGCCCGACGACGCCCTGCGCAAGGAACTGATCGCATGGGTCCGCCACGAAATCGGCCCGATCGCCACACCCGACGTGATCCAGTTCGCCCCCGGCCTGCCCAAGACCCGCTCGGGCAAGATCATGCGCCGCATCCTGCGCAAGATCGGCGAGAACGACGTGTCGAACCTGGGCGATACCTCGACGTTGGCCGACCCCGGCGTAGTGGACAACTTGCTAGCGAACCGGCCGCAACTGGCGGGAGTCTGA